The following proteins come from a genomic window of Triticum aestivum cultivar Chinese Spring chromosome 6A, IWGSC CS RefSeq v2.1, whole genome shotgun sequence:
- the LOC123130017 gene encoding germin-like protein 2-4 — MATHHLALLLLAALLPAAAIGADPDAVQDFCVPDPGRGRPVELNLIRSYPCRSPANLTAGDFAFSGVRVAGNFSAETGFAGVSVTPAQFPGLHTLGMSFARADLSAAGGVNPPHYHPRATETALVLAGRVYAGFVDTGGRLFAKVLVEGEVMVFPRGMVHFQLNVGDQPATVYGTFNSENPGIVRIPATVFGSGIRDAVLERAFGLTVEELRRIEKRFGVPKKAELED, encoded by the coding sequence ATGGCGACGCACCATCTTGCCCTCCTCCTGCTCGCCGCGCTGCTCCCGGCGGCGGCGATCGGCGCCGACCCGGACGCCGTGCAGGACTTCTGCGTGCCGGACCCCGGCCGCGGCCGGCCCGTGGAGCTCAACCTCATCCGCTCCTACCCGTGCAGGAGCCCCGCCAACCTCACCGCGGGCGACTTCGCCTTCTCGGGCGTGCGGGTCGCGGGCAACTTCTCGGCCGAAACGGGGTTCGCGGGGGTGTCCGTCACGCCGGCGCAGTTCCCGGGCCTGCACACCCTCGGCATGTCCTTCGCGCGCGCCGACCTCTCGGCCGCCGGCGGCGTCAACCCGCCGCACTACCACCCGCGCGCCACCGAGACGGCGCTCGTCCTCGCCGGCCGCGTCTACGCCGGGTTCGTCGACACGGGGGGCCGCCTCTTCGCCAAGGTCCTCGTGGAGGGGGAGGTCATGGTGTTCCCCCGCGGCATGGTGCACTTCCAGCTCAACGTCGGCGACCAGCCCGCCACCGTCTACGGCACCTTCAACAGCGAGAACCCAGGGATCGTGCGCATCCCGGCCACCGTGTTCGGGTCCGGGATCAGGGACGCCGTCCTCGAGAGGGCTTTTGGGCTCACCGTGGAAGAGCTCCGGCGGATCGAGAAGCGGTTCGGCGTGCCCAAGAAGGCCGAGCTGGAGGACTAG
- the LOC123131698 gene encoding subtilisin-like protease SBT3.8 — translation MGLLQSSSSSSRVAWVLLLLLLCFCELPFRAHGGGSRKLYIAYLGHVKHDDPSDVVASHHDLLTSLLESKEESLASVVYNYKHGFSGFAAMLTTEQAKELAEFPEVISVQPSKRHTPTTTRSWDFLGLNHQMTGSDMLHGSSSGGEDVIIGVIDTGIWPESRSFNDAGYGPVPSRWKGKCQVGHDWGSTNCSRKIIGARFYSAGVPDQFLETDSLSPRDHNGHGTHCASTAAGSAVEAASFHGLAKGVARGGATRARIAVYKSFWGLGFGNTATVLAAIDDAIHDGVDVLSMSFGVDENSFGVLHAVQKGITVVYAGGNEGPRPQTVRNGAPWAITVAASKIDRSFPTMITLGSKQQIVGQSLYYRGKNSSKSSSGFKGLVVPVSCDMEILNGTDVKGQILFCTMQPGDQDVFQQSSQYVRDGGGSGVIFAQYTTDLSFTALDVCKGIACVLVDLDIGKKIASYMDDASSPMVKIEPARTITGKETLAPKVAMFSSRGPSPDYPAIIKPDIAAPGVNILAAKENSYAILSGTSMAAPHVAGVVALLKALHPNWSSAAIKSAIVTTAHTTDEHGMPILAEGLPRKIADPFDYGGGNINPCGAADPGLVYDIDSQDYDKYFRCTIVKKASVHCNTTGMLPAYHLNLPSISVPNLRSPVTVSRTVTNVGDVDSMYHVEIQSPVGVRMEVDPPVLVFDAKNKVRMFRVKLSPVWKLQGDYTFGSLTWGNDQKVVRIPVAARITIQDFYADVA, via the exons ATGGGATTACTCCAGTCGTCTTCCTCCAGCTCGCGCGTAGCctgggtgctgctgctgctgctgctttgctTCTGCGAGCTTCCATTCAGAGCACACGGAGGAGGTTCTCGCAAG CTCTATATAGCTTACTTAGGTCATGTGAAGCATGATGATCCCAGCGATGTCGTCGCATCGCACCATGATCTGCTCACCTCTCTCCTCGAAAG CAAGGAAGAATCTTTGGCCTCCGTGGTGTACAACTATAAGCATGGCTTCTCGGGGTTCGCCGCCATGCTCACCACAGAGCAAGCGAAAGAACTTGCAG AGTTTCCGGAAGTAATCAGTGTCCAACCGAGTAAAAGGCACACGCCAACCACCACACGGAGCTGGGACTTTCTTGGGCTCAACCACCAGATGACGGGCAGTGATATGCTCCACGGAAGCAGCTCTGGAGGAGAGGACGTGATCATCGGGGTGATCGACACCG GGATCTGGCCGGAGTCGAGAAGCTTCAACGACGCAGGCTACGGGCCGGTGCCATCAAGGTGGAAAGGGAAGTGCCAGGTCGGACACGACTGGGGCAGCACAAACTGCAGCCGTAAGATCATCGGTGCACGGTTCTATAGCGCGGGAGTACCTGACCAGTTCCTCGAGACGGACTCGCTCTCGCCCCGGGACCATAACGGTCACGGCACACATTGTGCGTCCACTGCCGCCGGCTCGGCCGTGGAGGCGGCCAGCTTCCACGGCCTAGCCAAGGGGGTCGCTCGGGGAGGCGCAACGCGTGCTCGCATCGCGGTGTACAAGTCCTTCTGGGGCCTTGGCTTCGGGAACACAGCGACCGTGCTGGCAGCCATCGACGACGCGATCCATGACGGAGTGGACGTGTTGTCGATGTCCTTCGGTGTCGACGAGAACTCGTTCGGCGTCCTGCACGCGGTCCAGAAAGGGATCACCGTCGTGTATGCGGGGGGTAACGAGGGGCCAAGGCCACAGACAGTTAGGAACGGTGCGCCGTGGGCTATCACCGTTGCGGCTAGCAAGATTGATCGGTCATTTCCGACGATGATCACGCtgggaagcaaacaacagatagTG GGACAGTCTCTCTATTACCGAGGGAAGAATTCGTCAAAGAGCAGCAGTGGTTTCAAAGGTCTTGTGGTTCCAGTGAG TTGTGACATGGAAATTCTCAATGGCACGGACGTGAAAGGGCAGATCCTGTTCTGCACCATGCAGCCAGGGGATCAAGATGTGTTCCAGCAGTCATCACAGTACGTCCGGGATGGTGGGGGATCTGGTGTCATCTTTGCCCAGTATACCACGGACCTAAGCTTCACAGCACTAGATGTCTGCAAGGGCATAGCCTGCGTTCTCGTGGACCTCGACATCGGAAAGAAGATCGCCAGCTACATGGACGACGCAAG CTCTCCAATGGTGAAGATCGAACCGGCGCGAACCATCACGGGGAAGGAAACACTGGCACCAAAAGTGGCCATGTTCTCCTCGAGGGGTCCGTCGCCTGATTATCCCGCCATTATCAAG CCTGACATAGCGGCACCTGGAGTCAACATCTTGGCGGCAAAGGAAAATTCGTATGCAATTTTGTCGGGGACGTCGATGGCAGCCCCACATGTAGCAGGCGTTGTTGCCCTGCTGAAAGCTCTTCACCCAAACTGGTCATCTGCTGCAATCAAATCAGCCATTGTCACTACCG CCCATACAACCGATGAGCACGGAATGCCGATACTGGCGGAAGGGCTGCCTCGGAAGATTGCCGACCCGTTCGACTACGGAGGCGGCAACATCAACCCTTGTGGGGCAGCTGATCCGGGCCTGGTTTACGACATTGATTCACAAGATTACGATAAATACTTCCGCTGCACCATTGTCAAGAAGGCCTCCGTGCACTGCAACACGACGGGAATGCTACCGGCATACCACCTGAACTTGCCGTCCATCTCGGTTCCCAACCTAAGGAGTCCGGTCACCGTGTCAAGGACGGTGACAAACGTTGGGGATGTCGATTCCATGTACCATGTAGAAATCCAGAGCCCTGTCGGAGTAAGGATGGAGGTTGATCCACCTGTACTAGTGTTTGATGCGAAGAACAAGGTTCGCATGTTTCGAGTGAAATTGTCCCCTGTGTGGAAGCTACAAGGGGATTACACTTTTGGCAGCCTTACATGGGGTAATGATCAGAAGGTGGTGAGGATTCCAGTTGCGGCCCGGATTACAATTCAGGATTTCTATGCAGATGTTGCATAG